GATCCCGTTGTCGGGGAACGGCTGGGACAGCGAGCAGCCGGCGGCCGCCGCGACCGCGTGGAGGTACCCCACCTGGAGGGTCTCCATACAGGCGGTGGTGGCGAGTGCTCCGCGCAGCGGTGCGGTCCGCTCGGGCAGCGCACCCGGTTCGGGCTGCGCGAGCGCCATGGCTGCGTCTGCCTTCCGGGCTGTGCCGATGGTGGTTGGTCGTCACGACGGACCGTCAGCAGTGCGCCCCGTCATCTGTGTTGTCACCCGCCTGCGTAGTGCGCAAACGGTCCGGGTATCACCGAATCGGGCAGGGGATATCACCATCTGCCAGGCATGGGCGAGGAGTTCGGGGATGACGCGCTGGTACGAGGGGCCCCTGGCCGCATTCGACACCGAGACAACGGGAGTTGACGTCGAGCGGGACCGGATCGTGTCCGCCGCGCTCGTCGTCCAGGACTCGCCGGGAGGACGCACCCGCGTCACCGGCTGGCTGGTCAATCCGGGTGTGCCGGTACCGGCCGAGGCGACGGCCGTGCACGGCCTCACCGAGGAACACCTGCAGCACCACGGCCGCTGGCCCGCCCCGGTGATGGAGGAGATAGGCCGGTCGCTGGCCGAGCAGTGCGCCGCGGGCCGCCCGCTCGTGGTGATGAACGCGCCGTTCGACCTGACCCTGCTGGACCGTGAACTGCGCCGCCACCGCGCCTCGTCGCTGGCGCGCTACCTCGAGAACGTCCCGATGTGCGTACTGGATCCCCGGGTGCTGGACAAGCATCTGGACCGCTACCGCAAGGGCCGCCGCACGCTCACCGACCTGTGCGGGCAGTACGGGGTGACGCTGGACGGGGCCCATGACGCGGCGGCGGACGCGACCGCGGCCCTGGACGTGGTCCGGGCGGTCGGCCGCCGTTACGCCGCGCGCCTGGAGCGTCTGTCCGCGGCGGAGCTGCACACGCTGCAGGCGGTGTGGCACGCGGCGCAGGCACGGGGGCTGCAGGCG
The Streptomyces tirandamycinicus DNA segment above includes these coding regions:
- a CDS encoding 3'-5' exonuclease, with the translated sequence MTRWYEGPLAAFDTETTGVDVERDRIVSAALVVQDSPGGRTRVTGWLVNPGVPVPAEATAVHGLTEEHLQHHGRWPAPVMEEIGRSLAEQCAAGRPLVVMNAPFDLTLLDRELRRHRASSLARYLENVPMCVLDPRVLDKHLDRYRKGRRTLTDLCGQYGVTLDGAHDAAADATAALDVVRAVGRRYAARLERLSAAELHTLQAVWHAAQARGLQAWFARNGSEESVDPAWPLRPEIPARAA